In the Arachis ipaensis cultivar K30076 chromosome B04, Araip1.1, whole genome shotgun sequence genome, atttcttcaaataacatcaaatttagtaCAAGAAATTTATTTTCGcactacacaacatctcaaacttactcaatggaGCATCATTCTTTGGACAATATCACTAAATAAACAGACAATTGGTTTATCAAAGTTTGCGTGGTTCGTCTATGGGAAACATTAACACCCACAAATGAAAAAGAGTCTCGTTGCTTAAaaatgattatattagatgaaaaggtacaaaacaaacatatttattgtatttttaaattggaTTTACGaaaaaatactttaattatttttgctttttatattatttataatattttataatactttatatataattgtattttaatatcGTTAAAATTATACTTCTTTTAATATGCTATTCATTGTTTCTTTtctaataacttaaaaaaaaaataaatatagtcAATTTTTTTAACTAGTTATTAACTATAATTTACTAACACTGCAGGGAACATCTCTTTATGTAATTGTGAAGAGAAATATGATGAACAAATTCAAACATTTGTTATAAGAAGGAAAAgtctatattataaaaaattttaaaataaaagatgcAAATAATTTGTATAGACCAATTAAAGGTACAATGAAAGCAAACTTTTTACTCACAACTGTtatgaaagaaattaaagattcaaatttgaatatttttcaaCACTATTTTGAATTTGCATCACTTGAGACATTGTCTAACAGAGTTGGTCAATGAAAAATATTAACAGGTAATTTTACTTTATACTATttcaattattcttattaaaaataacttattcaaaaaaaattctacacgtttttattctttttattgtaGATGTCATTGGAAAACTGCATGCACATCAAGAgattaagaaaaaaagaaatcatacaaattcaagacacatcttcggaagaagaacatatatgcaaagatggaacaaacaacacaatagaaAGTGCTACAACTCaataattcataaagaacatgccTTCACAAGAATCTACGACAAAAAGAAGAAAGCAACAACtctaacaataaccaataaaaaagttaatttttatactttttatattattttataatactttatatataattgtattttaatatcGTTAAAATTATACTTCTTTTAATATGCTATTCATTGTTTCTTTtctaataacttaaaaaaaaaataaatatagtcAATTTTTTTAACTAGTTATTAACTATAATTTACTAACACTGCAGGGAACATCTCTTTATGTAATTGTGAAGAGAAATATGATGAACAAATTCAAACATTTGTTATAAGAAGGAAAAgtctatattataaaaaattttaaaataaaagatgcAAATAATTTGTATAGACCAATTAAAGGTACAATGAAAGCAAACTTTTTACTCACAACTGTtatgaaagaaattaaagattcaaatttgaatatttttcaaCACTATTTTGAATTTGCATCACTTGAGACATTGTCTAACAGAGTTGGTCAATGAAAAATATTAACAGGTAATTTTACTTTATACTATttcaattattcttattaaaaataacttattcaaaaaaaattctacacgtttttattctttttattgtaGATGTCATTGGAAAACTGCATGCACATCAAGAgattaagaaaaaaagaaatcatacaaattcaagacacatcttcggaagaagaacatatatgcaaagatggaacaaacaacacaatagaaAGTGCTACAACTCaataattcataaagaacatgccTTCACAAGAATCTACGACAAAAAGAAGAAAGCAACAACtctaacaataaccaataaaaaaGAAGGAGGACGAGCGACACATAATAAGACTAAGTccatcaactaaaacaaatgcaaaaattaaatcatcaaataaaaatgtcactttatacaactccaacatccaaatcttttgcactacaaattattttaaacaaaataccttttaaatttaactttagtttacccatatttaatttaattctacaaaacatatctatttttaatatttattatatactatcattaatttaccgTCCGCGCATCGCGCAGGTCTCATTCTAGTTtggtctcttatttctaacaacTACGTTGTCTCATTTCTCACCCTCAATATTAATGCTGTCACTACTGCCATTCTTGGATTACCTGTAAAGTGTTTTCCATAATTGTTTTTGGAGCTATGCTTGTGGATGGCTTGGTAGGAAATTCATAATTATGGAATTCAATTTGACAATAATTTATTTAGTTGTTGAGTTAATTTGTTGACAGTGTTATAGCATGTCAATTGATTACACAAGAATTGGAGTTTCGAATTTGTAAATGTAGAGTTGATAGATAGGAACTTGTTCAACGACAAACTTAGGAATTTGTGCTTCTTCAATGTAGATTGAGTTTGAATTTATTGTTAGCTGCATGTAAGAGTTTAAATTGGTGTATAGTTCGTTAATGGATTTTGTGTTTAGAGTAATGTTAATTGGacggtggaaactcaggtgcagtcgacttcacgttaATGAATTCATCTAACGgttttcaactatcaacttcacgtgaagtcgactgcacctgagttttcataTAATTGAATATACACGTCCCATGATAGACGGGCATCCTGGCATTGTGGCTTTACTTTTGGGCGACTAAACTATAGAAAGTTTAGGGCATTGGTTATGACTAGCACACCACTTGTTTGcttaattgattttttaattctCTGGTTATATTTATAACTAATTTATCGGTATGAGAAATTGATGGTACAATAGTTATGTTGCTGTATACCATGAAATCTTCTATCTCTTGGGTATCGTATTCACTCTCTTGCTCTGTTGTAACAGGTAGGACTTTGGATTTTTGGAGGAGTTCCTAATATTGATGTTGTCATATTGTCATTCTTAGATTATTCGTACTCTTTGTTGATTGGATTTGAAAGAGTGAAAGTAGagaatgaaattaaagaagaagaagaatgaagaagggaaTCTGATGAAGATAATTTGGGGTTTAATTGGATTTGtgtttgaattaattattttttaataaaaatttaaaattatatacatattgattttttaaatattttttaaaaaattaaaattaaaatttatcttcGATTAAATCCGTcgatagttattaatttaattattaataaataagaTATTACTGTTAGATTTATCGGGTATAAATCCGAGAGTAACAAATTCCAGAATTTTACCAACTAAATGTTTATATTTGTCTCTAATTTCATCAATAATTAGCGGCGGATAAAAAAAATTTGTCGATAAACAGTTATCAACGAAATTTATAATGTTGAATTTATTTGTCGCTAAATTTGACAATATCTAGAGACTTTTTTATAATGTGAATCAGTTACCAATTTGGTTTAGACAAAAAATTAGTTGATAATGAACCGAGCaaaatatcaaaaaattaataaaaaaattgattatccGCTCNNNNNNNNNNNNNNNNNNNNNNNNNNNNNNNNNNNNNNNNNNNNNNNNNNTATTAAAAAATAACTAttcacataaaatatttattaaaatataaaatatatattaaaaaaattaaatattatatatatattatatataaatatataattttattttaatccaTTTTATCTTTTATCAGTTTAATTATTGATTCGATTTTTACTATGAGTATATCTTTTGTTGTCAAGATGATAAAGGGGGCCACTTTATATATCGTTTCATCCATATTTTTGTAAGGGTTAAAAGAGCACGGAGATATGCTCTATTAATCACAATAAAATGACTTAGATATCTATTAGATCTACCTAAATTTTTTCTTATAAAACATTTCCATGTTTAAATTGAGTATGATTTTCTAtaacaatatatttaaaaaatgaatgcTTTGACAAGTCAAATTCTTTGAATTCCACAAATAAGACTCATACTTCTTGTTTTTGTTTATCACCGTGGCACATGGACTCTAACTTGTGTAAGCTAACTGcacattattaaatattaatattaatatataatagtatttgTTCACATATTTGTTCCTGTGAACAAATACCCAAAGTTTGGTCAATGTATGATCATGCGACAAAATGATTATAATTAAGAAATGAACTATATCAATAATTTATGGAGAGGGATATCATCACTCTTATTTTGGTagcgttacttttttttttttttgaaaaatttatgtaaatatatattataatattttttaaaaatatttttaacgaTGATAAGTGGTGTGTCTTGTGTAATAAGGATGATGAGTACGTCCATCACCTGTTTTTTGGCTGTGATTTTGCTTGGCAGGTGTGGAGTGCATAGATATTTGTGTCTGGCCGACTATGGGTATTCCCGGAGCGAGTGAAGGAACATTTTTTGAGTTGGATAGATGAGCCGAGAAGAAAGGAAGACCGAAAGCAGCGCCTGAGACGCTTCTGCGAGATTGTCTGACACATTTGGATGGAGCGAAATAGGAGGATCTTTCAGAATATAAGTAAAGGCGTTGACAAGATCATATCGATGACCGCCCTGAGTTGTGACGAGTGGAGAGGTACGCATCATTagggttgttgatggctatgccggagatgatGTGGGGATGTTGGATCATTGGGGTAGGATTCTTCGGGAGAAGTCTGTTTTCTAGTTGGTTTGATACTGTTTGCTCCACCTTAATGTGTTGAGCCcttttcctttaaaaaaaatatttttaacatttaatcttatttaattttgcctttaacttttttatttattcaattacaaaaagaaatatttaatttgttttaaaaaattaataaaaataaaataacacattTTCTTACATAGGTATTTAACTATCTATAACTGTCTATAAGAGAGAATCTTTATCTATTTACCATTTTTTCTCCTTGCCATAGCATGCATCTTTTAATTACCATTTTTCCTCCTGTCATGGCATGCatcttttaattttgatttttgtcCCTATGTTTTAGGTTTTttcacttaaataaaataaacacaacTCAAAATTATAAGATTCTcctaaaacaattttcaaaatgtAAATGTTTTCTtcttaataatatataaatcattCTATGGCTTTGAGAGTTATATAATATGTTAACCATGATACCCTAGAATGATTTATGCATGAATACTTCAAGAGAATAACTCATAAATCGTGACAGGGTTCCAACTTTATAAATTGTCTATAAATCGTCTTAGGGTGAACGAAATGACGCGATTTAAGGCTAAACCACTCAAGACTGGTACGATTTATGTGTAAAGGCTAACTCTCATCTCCCTAATGCGATTTATGTTCAACTTTGGGGACTCTCAACACCCTGTCACTATTTACCCTCAATTAGCTAATCCCGAGAAGAGTTAGGGAACCCCATACACGTGTTCTTCCATAACTTGTCAATTATTTGTTTACAAATAGATGAAGATGTatcaattatttttaaaagaGTATTTATTTAAGCCAATCTAAAAATAACTATCAACAACGATTATATACATCCAcatcttattttaaaaataaatcgaCACAATACAAAtcgatacttttttttttatttaatttgatctttttaatggaattaataattaaaattataaaaaaataattgaaaattatACAAAGccaaataaaaaaatgataaagaaaatttCTATAACAAATATACatcaataaaaatgattaaaaaaattacgAATATTAACATAtaacatataatttttttaatcatttttattgatGCAtattttttctagaattttttttgttatttttttatttggttttgtataatttttaatttttttttgtaattttaattattaattttattaaaaataccaaattaaataaagaaaaagagtatcAATTTGTATTGTATCAATTTGTTTTTAAAGTAGGATGTGGATGTATATAATCTTTATTGATATTTATTTTTAGATTGGATTAAATAAATACtcttttaaaaataattgatACATCCACATctatttttgaataaataattgACAAGTTAGAAAAGAATACGTCTATGGGGTTTCCTAACTCTCCTCAAGAGTAGCTAGTTGAGGATAAATCGTGACAGGGTATTGAGAGTCTCCAAAGTTGATCATAAATCGTGCCAGGAAGCTGAGAGTTAGCCTTTGCACATAAATCGTGCCAGCCTTGTGTGGTTTAGCCTCGAATCGCGTAACTCCGTCCACCCTAGAATGATTTATAGACAATTTATATAGTTAGGAACCCTGGCACAATTTATGAGTTATTCTCCTTTTAAGTATTCATGCATAGATCGTCTCAGGGTGTCATGGTTAACCTATTATATAACCCTCAAAACCTtaggacgatttatataataTTAAGAAGAAGGCATTTTCGttttaaaaattgttttaggAGAATCAAGTAATTTTGAGTTgggtttattttatttaagtgaaAAAGCCTATCTTTTATGAAGTTAACCTCCAGGAGtaattttcacaaaaaaaaaaattttggttaatCATGTTAGAAATCAAGATGCTGCAACTTTTACTAGATAGCTAAGCATAGGTTTAGGTTCTCTGTAAATTATGTGCCAAGCAGTGAAATTCATCTTCCTTTGATTGTTTTCCATTTTTTGTTTCTCTTATTATCTTTCAACCTGCCAAATTAACAGAAACAATACAAACTATAGCTACGCAAAAAAGTAAGTCTATATCAAACAGAAAACCCAACGATAAATCCTTATTCAAATCCATTTGATTTTCCACTACACTTGTTCTTTCCAAGATTCCAAATGAAACACACCCTAACAAAAATCCAACAAACTACCACTACCAAAAAAAACAAAGAATGAAATAATAATCTAGTCCTTGGCACTTGTTGACTTGAATATCATTATGATGATGAGCATGATAATGACATGTTATTAGTACCTATAATGAGCAGGCTTATAGGGACCCTCAACAGGCACACTAATGTAATCAGCTTGATCTTTGCTAAGCCTTGTGAGTTTAGCGCCAAGCTTGCCAAGATGAAGAGAAGCAACCTTCTCATCAAGGTGTTTGGGCAAAACATAAACCTTCTTCTCATACTTGCCTGTCCCCTTCTCCTTCCAAAGTTCAAGCTGAGCAATCACTTGGTTTGTGAAAGAACACGACATCACGAAACTCGGGTGCCCTGTTGCGCACCCAAGGTTCATCAGACGCCCTTCGGCCAACACGATGATGCCGGAGTTCGTCTCCGGGAACACCCACCTGTCAGTCTGAGGCTTTATCGTGATGCGCTTCACCCCGGGGTATGTCTCAAGTCCATGCATGTCTATCTCATTGTCGAAGTGCCCAATGTTGCAGATAATCGCattgttcttcattttcttcatATGACTCACCATGATGATGTCCTTGTTACCTGAAACTCACATATTAAtaatatatctttttttaaattcatataaTTCTCAAATTTTACTTCAAACAAAGCTCTGATACTATTATACGAGGAGTGTTAGGGGTagcatttttgttaaattttggtaaGCACTTAATTATCAAAAGTAAATTGAATGATTCTACATCATTAGATACAATCtaacaccattaaaaacattattgatgGCTAAAAACTACAAAATCTAATGTCCCCTAGACTTTCTCTTATTATATTTTAGCTTTCTCCTGTTACTCTTAAGTAAGTAATAGATTCAAAAGAGTGAAtctaatataataaattaaatttggtAAAAGAGCAACCAATAGATTTATTCACGTGAGTTTAATAGTTGAAAATCAGTACCTGTGGTCGTTACAAAGATGTCAGCTTCTGAGAGGATATCCTCAAGGGTCAGGACTTGGAAGCCTTCCATGAGAGCTTGGAGGGCGCATATGGGATCGATCTCAGTCACAATGACGCGCGCCCCGGCCTGCTTCATTGCGGCGGCGCAGCCCTTTCCGACATCTCCATAGCCGGCAATCACGGCAACCTTTCCGGCGATCATGACGTCGGTGGCTCTCATCAGCCCATCAGGGAGAGAGTGACGGCAGCCGTAGAGGTTATCAAACTGTCGTCACAGATCAAACAAGTTTTATTAGACAAATTGTCAAAAATAACAGAGGATTACAGAACATGCTATAATTTATAACTAGATTACATTCCATGTCCCACTTGTTTCTTCTTATACAAACTCTGATCCTTTCATCATAAACATCAAACAGTTGATAAATCCAACTTCAAACCCAATATAGAAACAATTTTTGGAAACCAGATAAATTCCTTACATATTTAAATGATCATTTCAATAACCAAAACTAGTATGGAGAATAATTCTTGAAAcaaacaataaaaaacaaaataaacacgtTCAGATTTATTGTAAAGTTACTACTTACTACTTTTGCAATCAAACCACAGATCCAACACAATAAGAACACAAAACTGAAGATAATATACCTTGCTCTTGGTAACAGAGTCATTAACATTGATGGCAGGGAACAAGAGGGTCCCACTGGCTTGCATCTGGTACAACCTCTTGACACCGGTGGTAGTTTCCTCGGACACACCAACAAGCCTCTCTTTCATTTTATGGTACTTCTTGGGATCAGTCTTCAACCCATCTCTTATGATCGTTAACACGATCTGGAACTCCGCATTGTCCGTAGAAGACGGGTCAGGCAACTTACCCGTCTTCTCGTACTCTTCCTCGGCCTTGACCCCTTCGTGGATGAGCAGCGTGGCATCGCCACCGTCGTCCACGATGAGGTCAGGGCCACCGGAAGGTCCCCAGTCGAGGGACCTCTCGGTGCACCACCAGTACTCCTGGAGGGTCTCGCCCTTCCAGGCGAAGACGGCAGCGGAGTCGCGAGCGATGGCGGCGGCGGCGTGGTCTTGCGTGGAGAATATGTTGCATGAGCACCAGCGGACCTCAGCGCCGAGAGCGGTGAGAGTCTCGATGAGGACAGCTGTCTGGATGGTCATGTGAAGGGAGCCGGTGATGCGGGCTCCCTTGAAGGGCTGTGACGGGCCGAACTCAGCCCGACTGGACATGAGCCCAGGCATTTCTACTTCGGCCAGCTCGATCTCGAGGCGGCCGAAGTCGGCCTGGGACATGTCCTTGACTTTGTACTCTCTACCACTAGTGGTCTTATCGACGAGTAACGCCATTGATGGAGAAGTGAGAATAGAGAATGGAGAAAGAGAGAGTGATGTGTGGAGAGTGAGCGAGTAGAGTGGGGGTTGTGAGGGAGTGTATATATAGGGTTTGAATGGAAAATGGAAGATCCGTTGTTGGTGCTGAGTGACTATAAACCACCCAAAACAAACACATGCTACTAGTACAATTGGATGGGaatgctttttaatttttattttttatatttttcggaCATAGATATATCTTACAATTTAAAACTAGAACATATAAAAAAATGTATAACTATATATATAATGAAAATGTTAATTTACAAAATTTTATCTTTNNNNNNNNNNNNNNNNNNNNNNNNNNNNNNNNNNNNNNNNACCATTTACCATTTAAACATTAAAACAAAAAACTtaacttttgaaaaaaatagatATTGCTAAtaactttaatttatattttagaaataaatttcagtttttttttttttgggtgactgAATAAATTTCAGTTTGGTAAATAACAAATGAGCTAGTATCAAAGTTTATTACCACaatttattgattttttgtttgaattgatttattcatttatttttcttttgatacTAGACGAGTAATTTGCTAATTATTTTCCGTGTACATATAGTAAAGTTGATAGAAAAATTAAATTGTAAAGCAAGACTAGCAAACTAAGAAAAAAGCACATATTAAATTGTAAGTATTAATTAAACATATCACAATAATCATATTTAACACCTCAAAAAGTGAACATACCTAAATAGAATATAAATTCAAATAGATTTtgatcaaaattaaaaataaaattatttattagacTACATCCATCATGGTGAAAATCTAAAAAACAAAGAACCAaacattattttaataaattacatCCATCATTAAAATCTTAAAAACCTTTGTAGTAGGTTTGTTAGTTGTTACTACTTCATTGCTAGAATATTAAAAAGGATTACAAATATAAACATTTTAGTTGTTCTTTGATGAAGAGTGAaagtttttattaaatttattaaaaatgtataatttaattttttttatattcttttta is a window encoding:
- the LOC107638233 gene encoding adenosylhomocysteinase, encoding MALLVDKTTSGREYKVKDMSQADFGRLEIELAEVEMPGLMSSRAEFGPSQPFKGARITGSLHMTIQTAVLIETLTALGAEVRWCSCNIFSTQDHAAAAIARDSAAVFAWKGETLQEYWWCTERSLDWGPSGGPDLIVDDGGDATLLIHEGVKAEEEYEKTGKLPDPSSTDNAEFQIVLTIIRDGLKTDPKKYHKMKERLVGVSEETTTGVKRLYQMQASGTLLFPAINVNDSVTKSKFDNLYGCRHSLPDGLMRATDVMIAGKVAVIAGYGDVGKGCAAAMKQAGARVIVTEIDPICALQALMEGFQVLTLEDILSEADIFVTTTGNKDIIMVSHMKKMKNNAIICNIGHFDNEIDMHGLETYPGVKRITIKPQTDRWVFPETNSGIIVLAEGRLMNLGCATGHPSFVMSCSFTNQVIAQLELWKEKGTGKYEKKVYVLPKHLDEKVASLHLGKLGAKLTRLSKDQADYISVPVEGPYKPAHYRY